The genome window ATTACTTTTGTTAACACTTTTCCGTACACGATTGTGGTACGGCTCCggaaaacattattttttcacACTGAACACGACAACGCTAGACGTCGCCATTAATACTCGAGTATTCATGTTTCAAAAAACCACCACTAGAGCGATTGACACGCCAATTTATCACATGCGGAAAATTCTCCATTTCGGCACATTTTCATTTACGTTTCATAGGGTTTGCTTTCTGTCAATTTTCTGTAGTAATTGTGTTCACATCGATTCTCTGTGCAATAACTTCGAACGGTAAGTATATAcactaatatattttcatcaaaAGATCAAGCTTCTACCGCCacattatttttactattttctaacGTAAACGTGTCTTTTCTCATAATGTGTTcactatattataaaatacaatattgtaaatttcttttatgtgACGCTTACTttgttacgttttaattatttgttgttTATTGTAGTTAAACAGCtttaatattatcaatatcGTTTCATTTACTAATGTTGTTACTTAACCTATTGCGTCACGTCTGTCACATATTCAAAgctgtttaattttatatttttcatctattattgaataatttgaaaatatcattaatagtAATATTTGTCTGTATCAGGTAAATTTCGGGAATGCCTGTAGCAGAAGTAAAATCCAGCTGGGCAGATGAAGTAGAAGAAGAGGGAGGAGCGTTACCTCCGCCTTCAGAGACTTATGAAAATGGGTTTAAAATCCTCACTGAATACAAGTACAATCAAGATAATAAAAAGGTCAAGGTAGTGCGAACATATAAGATCGAGAGACGTGTTGTTTCAAAGACAATTGCCGCCCGTAAAAATTGGGCAAAATTCGGAGACTCTGCAGATGATCGACCTGGACCTAATCCTGCTACTACAGTTGGAGGTGAAGATGTCTTCATGCAATTCATTTCTagtaaagaagaagaaaataaggtTGAAGAAGATAGTCTCGACAAGTTGAAGAGTATGGGAGATAAAGGTGTAGTTAAATGTCGTAATTGTAACGGAGATCATTGGACTTCCAAATGCCCTTACAAGGACACTGTCCTTGCTGGAGGTATGTTTcattatgataaattaatttttggaaagaaacatttaaaattatataattctatgGAATATGTGATTTAATTTGCAGGTAAAGTGCCAGATGATAAGAAACCACTTATTAATACTAATGCTCCTGGAGCAATGACAGAATTGAAACCTCAGGGTAGTAAATACATACCACCTGGTATGCGCGATGGAGGCAGTAAACGAGGAGATTCTATGCAGATGCAAAGACGCGACGATACTACTGCTATtcgtatttctaatttatcaGAAAGTACTACGGATGCAGATTTGGATGAACTTGTCAAGCCATTTGGATCTGttcttaaattttatcttGCAAAGGACAAACAAACTAATCTTTGCAAAGGATTTGCATACGTACATTTCAAATATAGAGTGGAAGCAGCAAAAGCTATTGCTACGCTTAATGGGTATGGTTACGATCATCTTATCTTGAATGTAGATTGGTCAAAACCGCAACAACAAAGTAATtgagttaaataaaaattcgtaaaaatatagatgATATGCAAATGTTTAATTGTGACACCAGGAGCAGAATACAATgcttttcatt of Bombus fervidus isolate BK054 chromosome 16, iyBomFerv1, whole genome shotgun sequence contains these proteins:
- the Eif3g1 gene encoding eukaryotic translation initiation factor 3 subunit g1; the encoded protein is MPVAEVKSSWADEVEEEGGALPPPSETYENGFKILTEYKYNQDNKKVKVVRTYKIERRVVSKTIAARKNWAKFGDSADDRPGPNPATTVGGEDVFMQFISSKEEENKVEEDSLDKLKSMGDKGVVKCRNCNGDHWTSKCPYKDTVLAGGKVPDDKKPLINTNAPGAMTELKPQGSKYIPPGMRDGGSKRGDSMQMQRRDDTTAIRISNLSESTTDADLDELVKPFGSVLKFYLAKDKQTNLCKGFAYVHFKYRVEAAKAIATLNGYGYDHLILNVDWSKPQQQSN